One genomic segment of Brevibacillus laterosporus LMG 15441 includes these proteins:
- a CDS encoding TolC family protein — translation MSVSYTKKTRLLMVMIGSLLFISYPLMAQATEEKTVHSQASEEKNKHELTPKKAGELALEQNIDLKKFRLELDTADINANQAIYNSVKMKESNISSLGDAQQKYVQTAKAEAARNIHKYMLQAMEDKTKLGAEKAFYELWHAKQDLQLQEQSLTRAQKQVDMANALFKAGIKAKNDVLQAETGLAQAKANHEVARNQVHLSTLSLNQFLAEDLTKEWELSIPEGDIRDKEIISLEEAKRLAVVQRAEILKSEEEVNAAKKSVDTIEKYSILSSFQGQLAKNELETAEMNKEQIKNDILLEVTRNYEALTSSKQGLEALDKAREASKENYRLTQLRYENGLETTLDVMTAEEELAKRENEYETAQHNYQLAYLNYKNSMGRSVS, via the coding sequence ATGAGTGTTTCCTATACAAAAAAGACCCGGCTATTAATGGTGATGATAGGTTCATTGCTGTTTATAAGCTATCCGCTAATGGCTCAAGCGACTGAGGAGAAGACTGTACATTCTCAAGCAAGTGAAGAAAAAAACAAGCATGAGCTAACTCCCAAAAAAGCTGGCGAGTTGGCCTTGGAACAAAATATTGATCTGAAGAAATTCCGCCTGGAACTTGATACAGCTGATATTAATGCTAATCAAGCCATATATAATTCCGTAAAAATGAAGGAATCAAATATTTCTTCGCTTGGCGATGCTCAGCAGAAATATGTGCAAACAGCCAAAGCGGAAGCGGCGCGAAATATCCACAAATATATGCTACAGGCCATGGAAGATAAGACCAAGCTAGGTGCAGAGAAAGCCTTTTATGAGCTATGGCATGCCAAGCAAGATTTGCAGCTACAGGAGCAAAGCTTAACTCGTGCCCAAAAGCAGGTAGATATGGCAAACGCCTTATTTAAAGCAGGAATAAAAGCCAAAAATGATGTTTTGCAGGCTGAAACAGGATTAGCCCAAGCAAAAGCTAATCATGAAGTAGCTCGCAATCAGGTCCATCTATCTACCCTTTCATTAAATCAATTTTTAGCAGAAGACTTGACGAAAGAATGGGAGCTCTCTATACCTGAAGGAGATATCCGCGACAAAGAGATCATTTCATTGGAAGAAGCCAAGCGTTTGGCTGTTGTTCAACGTGCTGAAATTCTGAAAAGTGAAGAAGAAGTCAACGCGGCGAAAAAGAGTGTAGATACAATAGAAAAATATTCAATCTTGTCCTCCTTCCAAGGTCAGCTTGCCAAAAATGAATTGGAAACAGCAGAAATGAACAAGGAGCAAATCAAAAACGATATTTTGTTAGAGGTGACTCGAAACTATGAAGCTCTAACCTCCTCTAAACAAGGTCTAGAGGCACTTGATAAAGCAAGAGAAGCTTCCAAAGAGAATTATCGTTTAACCCAATTACGCTATGAAAATGGTCTTGAAACAACCTTGGATGTTATGACTGCTGAGGAGGAGCTAGCAAAGAGAGAAAACGAATATGAAACTGCTCAGCACAATTATCAGTTAGCTTATCTCAACTACAAAAACTCGATGGGAAGATCTGTTTCTTAA
- a CDS encoding DEAD/DEAH box helicase, whose amino-acid sequence MATFNELGLSPSVLRSISNMGFEEATPIQALTIPVALTGRDLIGQAQTGTGKTVAFGIPMIEKIDTSSNHIQGIVLAPTRELAVQVSEELIKLGQYTGIKTLPIYGGQDIMRQIRALKKNPHVIVATPGRLIDHINRRTIRLQNIQTLVLDEADEMLNMGFIEEIESILEQIPDERQTLLFSATMPRQIESLAQRYLKNPEKITVKAKEVTVPNIEQVYMEVQEKLKFDVMTRLLDIQSPELAIVFGRTKRRVDELSEALNKRGYSAEGIHGDLTQAKRDSVLRQFKEGTIDILVATDVAARGLDISGVTHVYNFDIPQDPESYVHRIGRTGRAGKTGVATTFVTSRELDHLRMIEHVTKRKMSRRPVPTLTEAIEGAQRITVEKLLTVIGEENYRDYHGLAETLLQETDSVTLVAAALKMLTKEPDVTPVRLTEEAPLRSKKRRPFGDDKRGGGPRRGGYGERRSGGGNYRGGRSEGGRRSGDDRRRSSGRTSSKPSSEGRKPRV is encoded by the coding sequence TTGGCTACATTTAATGAACTAGGATTGAGTCCATCCGTACTTCGATCCATCAGTAACATGGGTTTTGAAGAAGCGACTCCAATCCAAGCTTTAACGATTCCAGTTGCATTAACAGGAAGAGACCTGATTGGTCAGGCTCAAACAGGAACAGGGAAAACCGTAGCATTCGGTATCCCAATGATTGAAAAAATTGATACCTCCTCTAACCACATTCAAGGGATTGTATTGGCTCCAACTCGTGAGCTTGCAGTACAGGTATCTGAGGAATTGATCAAACTAGGTCAATACACAGGTATTAAAACCTTGCCAATCTATGGTGGACAGGATATCATGCGTCAAATACGCGCATTGAAAAAGAACCCTCACGTTATCGTAGCAACTCCTGGACGTCTAATTGACCACATTAACCGTCGTACAATCCGACTACAAAACATTCAAACCTTGGTATTGGATGAAGCTGATGAAATGCTAAACATGGGTTTCATTGAAGAAATCGAAAGCATTCTAGAGCAAATTCCAGACGAGCGTCAAACGTTGTTGTTCTCAGCAACAATGCCACGCCAAATCGAATCTTTGGCACAGCGCTACCTTAAAAACCCAGAAAAAATTACCGTGAAAGCAAAAGAAGTAACGGTTCCAAACATTGAGCAAGTATACATGGAAGTTCAGGAAAAATTGAAGTTTGATGTAATGACTCGCTTATTAGATATTCAGTCCCCAGAATTAGCTATCGTGTTTGGTCGTACAAAGCGTCGCGTTGATGAATTAAGCGAGGCCTTGAACAAGCGTGGTTATTCTGCAGAAGGTATCCATGGTGACTTGACACAAGCGAAGCGTGACAGCGTTCTTCGTCAATTTAAAGAAGGTACTATCGACATTCTAGTAGCAACAGATGTAGCTGCTCGCGGTTTGGATATTAGCGGTGTTACACACGTGTATAACTTTGATATTCCACAAGACCCTGAGAGCTATGTTCACCGTATTGGCCGTACTGGTCGTGCAGGTAAGACAGGGGTTGCGACTACATTTGTAACATCTCGCGAGCTAGATCACTTGCGCATGATTGAACACGTTACAAAACGTAAAATGAGTCGTCGTCCTGTACCAACATTAACGGAAGCTATTGAAGGTGCACAGCGCATTACAGTTGAGAAACTGTTGACTGTAATCGGGGAAGAAAACTACCGTGATTACCATGGCTTGGCAGAAACTCTGCTTCAAGAAACTGATTCCGTTACATTGGTGGCAGCCGCTTTAAAAATGCTGACAAAAGAGCCAGATGTAACTCCAGTTCGTTTAACAGAAGAAGCACCTCTTCGTTCTAAAAAGCGCCGTCCATTTGGCGATGATAAGCGCGGTGGTGGTCCACGCCGTGGTGGTTATGGCGAGCGTCGTAGCGGCGGTGGCAACTATCGTGGAGGACGTTCTGAGGGTGGTCGTCGTAGCGGTGATGACCGTCGTCGCAGCAGCGGCAGAACATCTAGCAAACCATCATCTGAAGGTAGAAAGCCTCGCGTATAG
- a CDS encoding DUF423 domain-containing protein, giving the protein MAQTFMILGGIGGFLSVALGAFAAHGLKGKLSDNMLANFQTGAQYQMYHAFALVMTAVLLKVLGTSTLLTAAGWLFLVGIVLFSGSLYALSLSGVRKLGAITPLGGLAFLAGWACLFIYGIIWSV; this is encoded by the coding sequence ATGGCTCAAACCTTTATGATACTAGGCGGCATAGGTGGTTTTCTATCTGTGGCACTAGGAGCATTTGCAGCTCATGGCTTAAAAGGAAAGCTAAGCGATAACATGCTAGCCAATTTTCAAACCGGTGCACAATATCAAATGTATCATGCTTTCGCTTTAGTGATGACAGCCGTTTTGCTTAAAGTTTTAGGGACAAGTACACTGCTTACTGCTGCTGGATGGTTGTTTCTTGTGGGAATCGTTCTATTTTCAGGAAGCTTATACGCATTGAGTTTATCAGGCGTTCGTAAGCTAGGTGCTATCACCCCACTCGGTGGGCTGGCTTTTCTGGCAGGATGGGCTTGCCTATTTATTTATGGGATTATTTGGTCAGTATGA
- a CDS encoding ArsR/SmtB family transcription factor, whose amino-acid sequence MYNNLVKDKQRIKILKALADETRLQIIRVLFQKEQEAKCGEVGELCHMSKSNASYHFRTLREAGLIHMRNEGQSKFLRINQETFERYLPTFLETL is encoded by the coding sequence ATGTATAATAATTTAGTTAAAGATAAACAGCGAATCAAAATTTTAAAAGCATTGGCGGATGAAACACGACTGCAGATCATTCGGGTTCTTTTCCAAAAAGAACAAGAGGCAAAGTGCGGGGAGGTAGGTGAACTTTGTCACATGTCAAAATCTAATGCCTCTTATCATTTTCGAACCTTACGAGAAGCTGGACTCATCCATATGCGAAATGAAGGTCAGTCTAAATTTTTGCGTATCAATCAAGAAACCTTTGAAAGGTATTTACCCACATTCCTCGAAACCTTATAG
- a CDS encoding AMP-binding protein: MLIINDNEIGLNQFDSRLLSYSGMPHFQKPEGKRYALCLSDALDIISLVLYLRDHGGSVLLIHGETPEKTAYQMAVDGQCCGLIYHVPENFVLVPQEGAIEQEPSVYQYSSGTTGQPKLVRRSWQEIRVEMSAYNQVFGAYEELIPIVMAPVTHSYGLICGVLATLERGSKPLVVTHKNPKFAWEVIKRTPKHIVYGVPLLFHVLSSFTNEAVRFHRIMVSGAPMPEQLFTRLQGMTDTMMQQYGCSESGCISISEQMTSHVDLGKPLSHVTLTAGMELENPAEITATLHHKTIYTQDLGYWQAGHIQFVARMDDVINVSGLKVFPMEVEETILKLSGVKEAVVYRGQHPVMGEVVKAMVVADESITPSSIREWCLPRLPAYKVPFEIRCVQRIPKTPNGKVSRRLLEMEEAVHEA, from the coding sequence ATGTTAATCATCAATGACAATGAAATCGGTTTAAATCAATTTGATTCTCGGTTGCTAAGCTATTCAGGAATGCCTCATTTTCAAAAACCAGAGGGAAAACGATACGCTTTATGCTTGTCCGATGCTTTAGACATTATTAGTCTTGTCCTTTATTTACGTGATCATGGTGGTTCTGTCCTGCTCATTCATGGAGAAACGCCAGAGAAGACAGCTTATCAAATGGCAGTGGATGGCCAGTGCTGCGGGCTTATCTACCATGTTCCCGAAAACTTTGTGTTGGTTCCGCAAGAAGGGGCGATAGAGCAGGAACCTTCTGTTTATCAATACAGCTCAGGAACGACTGGTCAACCAAAGCTGGTAAGGCGTAGCTGGCAGGAAATCAGAGTAGAAATGTCGGCATATAATCAGGTGTTTGGTGCATACGAGGAATTAATCCCGATTGTAATGGCGCCAGTTACCCATTCCTATGGCTTAATTTGCGGGGTATTGGCTACTTTGGAACGAGGAAGTAAGCCATTGGTGGTTACTCATAAGAATCCCAAATTTGCTTGGGAGGTTATTAAAAGGACGCCAAAGCACATCGTTTACGGAGTGCCGTTGTTATTCCACGTCTTATCTAGCTTTACCAATGAAGCCGTTCGCTTTCATCGAATCATGGTCTCTGGAGCTCCAATGCCGGAGCAATTGTTTACAAGGCTACAGGGCATGACTGATACGATGATGCAACAGTATGGCTGCTCAGAGTCCGGGTGTATAAGTATCAGTGAACAGATGACCTCTCATGTTGATCTGGGGAAGCCCCTTTCACATGTAACGCTTACAGCAGGAATGGAATTGGAGAATCCAGCGGAGATTACGGCTACGCTCCATCATAAGACGATCTATACACAGGATTTGGGGTATTGGCAAGCAGGGCATATTCAATTTGTTGCCCGAATGGATGATGTAATTAATGTATCAGGATTAAAAGTGTTTCCTATGGAAGTAGAGGAAACGATTTTGAAGCTCAGTGGTGTTAAAGAGGCTGTTGTTTATAGAGGCCAGCATCCTGTAATGGGTGAGGTAGTCAAGGCGATGGTTGTGGCTGATGAGAGTATCACTCCTTCTAGCATTCGAGAATGGTGCTTACCGAGGTTGCCAGCTTACAAGGTTCCTTTTGAAATTAGATGTGTACAAAGGATTCCGAAAACACCGAATGGTAAAGTAAGTCGTCGCTTGTTAGAAATGGAGGAAGCTGTTCATGAAGCGTGA
- a CDS encoding S-layer homology domain-containing protein, whose amino-acid sequence MFNSVFKWISAGSALVLFLSTVHTDVGASSKAQAMVPVAEVKDISHMSTEQEPEPFNEPNTKSKAGQQKPNVSSQKEPTESEVKFKEPRKEPSKKPSLPLPIPPSLPAKSNASTTDAISLKEAQKLLSQFSLTPERLSIHVDHCVDVTLVAPTTELDFTVKSDNPNIAIITKQADNRLRIQGNSPGKARFYVFIDKASPAYIGEVQVFANTDVNQDGLLTSEDVAYVQKHMGKDKNDPTWEKIKSADVNGDGRIDSRDKKLVQQQLDQYKHVPSYEHVMLIGISGLGNANKKIATPNIDSLIKNGSYTYTAKPVAEQKSAENWASILLGVPPKEHGITSSNVDTNLRTAYSPHASVIRWLHEERPGAHIGVFTANADIRRGILEEKLAKVSQITMNAGSQDLADAEVAKQAASYILHQGNKNRLTFVQLQGPKLAANQNGYYSAQYVDAVRMVDQDLGLILRALEKQKQKNKSLILLVTDEGTDFDSPTSSSRFNSLTWVASGPSIKQGNNQNPISNMDTAAVIVEALKLNKPTVFAAKVPRDVFSKEVKIKSIRINKSRIRLDKGDTVTVRAVISPKDASNQNIEWKSKNKRIATVKDRGKGKAEIKGKREGTTYVYVVTDDKDKEDRVKVIVEDDSDSRANSRKDKENQKEWQREMIRAVEKEGGRVISRVMHFDKKDSYTFTIDGRIDTSTKVLLHYDEKKNRFTYVPADFEYVRGDTRVKVRDKRLSGTFALATFTKTFRDMYGHWARYDVEWLANRLIIYGQSTNQFVPEQPITRAEFVAMVIRALGEQEGSGSRFNDVSSSAWYAGAVETARSRGYVVGYQNRLFEPNKTITRQEMAVIMKRMIEKRGLRVKITTGQQATFNAAFHDLGRLSWGKRDIAEAYYAGLIQGVRSGYLQPQANATRAHCAVMIKRMMGKLNLL is encoded by the coding sequence ATGTTTAACAGCGTTTTTAAATGGATTTCTGCTGGATCTGCCCTCGTGCTATTTTTATCCACCGTACACACAGACGTAGGGGCATCATCTAAGGCACAGGCGATGGTACCGGTCGCCGAAGTCAAAGATATTAGTCACATGAGCACAGAACAAGAACCAGAACCATTTAACGAACCAAACACAAAGTCAAAGGCAGGGCAACAAAAACCAAATGTCTCATCCCAGAAGGAACCCACTGAATCTGAGGTGAAATTCAAGGAACCACGTAAGGAACCTTCTAAGAAACCATCTTTGCCCTTACCAATACCCCCATCACTCCCCGCAAAGAGTAATGCTTCCACAACTGATGCAATCTCCTTGAAAGAAGCACAGAAGCTCTTATCACAGTTTTCCCTGACACCTGAAAGGCTTAGCATTCACGTAGATCACTGTGTTGATGTGACTTTGGTAGCTCCTACTACAGAGCTAGACTTTACAGTAAAAAGCGATAATCCAAACATAGCCATTATCACGAAACAAGCTGATAACCGACTGCGAATCCAAGGAAACTCTCCTGGTAAGGCCCGTTTTTATGTTTTTATAGATAAAGCCTCCCCTGCCTATATTGGCGAAGTGCAAGTATTTGCGAATACCGATGTCAATCAAGATGGGCTGCTAACCTCTGAGGATGTAGCGTATGTCCAAAAACACATGGGTAAAGATAAGAATGATCCTACCTGGGAAAAAATCAAAAGCGCTGATGTCAATGGAGATGGAAGGATTGATAGTCGCGATAAAAAATTGGTGCAACAGCAGCTTGATCAGTATAAACATGTACCCTCGTATGAACATGTCATGTTGATTGGTATCAGCGGTCTTGGTAACGCTAACAAGAAGATTGCTACTCCAAATATTGATAGCTTGATTAAAAACGGGTCATATACGTATACCGCCAAGCCTGTAGCTGAACAAAAAAGCGCGGAGAACTGGGCAAGCATTTTACTTGGCGTCCCCCCTAAGGAACATGGTATTACTAGTAGCAATGTAGATACGAATTTACGTACAGCATATAGTCCACATGCTTCTGTAATTCGGTGGTTACACGAGGAAAGACCGGGAGCTCATATCGGGGTTTTTACAGCTAACGCAGATATACGCCGAGGGATTTTAGAAGAAAAGTTAGCGAAGGTCAGCCAAATTACCATGAACGCTGGTAGTCAAGATCTAGCTGATGCAGAAGTAGCCAAGCAAGCGGCATCGTACATTTTACATCAAGGCAATAAAAATAGATTAACGTTTGTACAATTACAAGGTCCAAAGCTAGCGGCAAATCAAAATGGCTATTATTCGGCACAGTATGTAGACGCTGTGCGAATGGTTGATCAGGACTTAGGACTTATACTAAGAGCGCTAGAGAAACAGAAGCAAAAAAATAAATCCTTAATTCTATTAGTAACGGATGAAGGCACTGATTTTGATTCCCCCACTTCGTCGAGCAGGTTTAACAGCCTCACATGGGTAGCATCCGGACCGAGCATAAAGCAGGGCAACAATCAAAATCCAATTTCAAACATGGATACGGCGGCAGTTATTGTGGAAGCGCTAAAGCTAAATAAGCCAACTGTTTTCGCGGCAAAAGTACCGCGAGATGTATTTAGTAAAGAGGTGAAGATTAAGAGTATTCGAATCAATAAATCAAGAATTAGATTGGATAAAGGTGATACCGTTACGGTTCGAGCCGTTATTTCTCCTAAGGATGCGTCTAATCAAAACATCGAATGGAAAAGTAAAAACAAACGGATTGCGACTGTGAAAGACCGAGGGAAGGGTAAAGCCGAAATAAAAGGAAAGCGAGAAGGAACTACCTATGTCTACGTTGTTACTGATGACAAAGATAAAGAGGATAGAGTTAAAGTAATCGTCGAGGATGATTCTGATTCCAGAGCGAATTCTCGTAAAGACAAAGAGAATCAAAAAGAGTGGCAACGTGAAATGATAAGAGCTGTTGAAAAGGAGGGCGGCAGGGTAATCTCAAGAGTCATGCATTTTGATAAAAAAGATAGCTATACTTTTACCATAGATGGGAGAATAGATACAAGCACGAAGGTCTTGCTCCACTATGATGAAAAAAAGAATCGTTTCACTTATGTACCAGCTGATTTTGAATATGTACGTGGTGATACTAGAGTCAAAGTACGGGATAAGCGTTTGAGTGGGACCTTTGCACTCGCAACCTTTACAAAGACATTTCGAGATATGTACGGACACTGGGCACGTTATGATGTGGAATGGTTAGCCAACAGACTTATAATCTATGGACAGTCTACTAATCAATTTGTACCAGAACAACCAATTACCCGTGCTGAATTTGTGGCGATGGTAATAAGAGCGCTTGGAGAACAAGAAGGAAGCGGGTCACGCTTTAACGATGTTTCTTCTTCCGCATGGTATGCTGGTGCTGTTGAGACAGCAAGGAGCCGAGGTTATGTTGTTGGCTACCAAAATCGCTTGTTTGAACCAAATAAAACAATTACTCGTCAGGAAATGGCAGTTATTATGAAACGCATGATCGAAAAACGGGGACTTCGTGTTAAGATTACTACCGGTCAACAAGCTACATTTAATGCTGCATTTCATGATCTAGGCCGGCTTTCATGGGGAAAACGAGATATAGCAGAGGCTTATTATGCTGGACTCATCCAGGGTGTCAGATCTGGATACTTACAACCACAGGCAAATGCAACCAGAGCCCATTGTGCAGTAATGATCAAACGAATGATGGGAAAACTTAACCTATTGTAG
- the asbD gene encoding petrobactin biosynthesis protein AsbD, giving the protein MKREERMEQVKEIVTKKLKLKHVVSLDESMRLQEDLFIDSIMLLQLIVYIEEEMKLMVPAKELDPRTFLTVGSLLDFIEQLQPVDSNALSPTTAK; this is encoded by the coding sequence ATGAAGCGTGAGGAAAGAATGGAACAAGTGAAGGAAATCGTTACGAAGAAGCTAAAATTGAAGCATGTCGTCAGCCTAGATGAATCCATGCGATTACAGGAGGATTTATTCATAGATTCAATCATGCTTCTTCAATTGATTGTTTATATTGAGGAAGAGATGAAGTTGATGGTTCCAGCAAAAGAATTGGACCCGCGTACTTTTCTTACTGTAGGATCGTTGCTTGATTTTATTGAGCAGCTACAGCCAGTTGATTCTAATGCGTTATCACCTACTACTGCGAAATAG
- a CDS encoding sugar phosphate isomerase/epimerase family protein, which produces MKFSLCTISFRHQLISFADMVDFARRHDFDGIELWGIHAQHLYDGDREKAEEQLRILTNHDMQVSMLSDYLDISSHQPFSKTLDKGKRLISLAKWLGVNRIRTFAGQKASAEVSASERTLYVKYLRELCELCGENGMELLLETHPNTLTDNLASTLTLLEEINHPAVAINLDFLHIWESGADPIDSFEKLQPWVRHYHLKNIVSTEYLGVFQPNNVYSPSGSREGIVPLAYGAVDYSSILEVIAKTEYFASIEWFGPNPAKVLREEMRWLRQQVPAQSLSLL; this is translated from the coding sequence ATGAAATTTTCACTATGTACAATTTCTTTTCGCCATCAGCTAATCTCTTTTGCCGATATGGTTGATTTTGCTAGGCGACATGATTTTGATGGTATTGAATTATGGGGGATTCATGCTCAGCACCTGTATGATGGAGATCGAGAAAAAGCCGAAGAACAGCTTCGTATTTTAACAAATCATGACATGCAGGTATCGATGCTAAGCGACTATTTAGATATATCTTCTCATCAACCGTTCTCCAAAACACTGGATAAAGGGAAACGATTAATTTCCCTAGCAAAGTGGTTAGGGGTCAATCGCATTCGGACGTTTGCTGGGCAAAAGGCAAGCGCTGAGGTATCGGCAAGCGAACGGACATTATATGTAAAGTATTTGCGCGAGCTATGCGAGCTATGTGGAGAAAATGGGATGGAACTGCTCTTAGAGACGCATCCCAACACCTTGACGGATAACCTCGCTTCTACGCTGACTCTCTTAGAGGAAATTAACCATCCAGCGGTTGCTATCAACCTTGACTTTTTGCATATCTGGGAATCTGGTGCCGATCCGATAGACAGCTTTGAAAAGCTACAGCCTTGGGTGCGCCATTATCATCTGAAAAATATTGTTTCAACGGAGTATCTGGGAGTCTTTCAGCCAAATAACGTTTACTCGCCGAGTGGAAGTAGGGAAGGGATTGTTCCATTAGCATACGGAGCAGTAGACTATAGTTCTATTCTTGAGGTAATTGCGAAGACAGAATATTTCGCCTCAATCGAATGGTTTGGTCCTAACCCAGCTAAGGTTTTACGTGAAGAGATGAGATGGTTGCGCCAGCAGGTACCGGCTCAGTCATTAAGCCTTTTATAG
- the trhA gene encoding PAQR family membrane homeostasis protein TrhA, giving the protein MKRFWKMKEPVNTWTHFITFLAGIVGLVFLIVLSRHNVSKLITLTIFGVSIILLYGASSLYHWVRTTPAKEMMLKKFDHIAIYFLIAGSYTPVFYYGLSGGWKWSMLAAVWVLALIGMFLKIFYIHAPRYVSTAFYVTLGWIAAVPFVQLIHHLPIGAIALIIIGGVMYTIGAIIYATKIFDFFPNRFGFHEIFHLFVMAGTTLHFIMVVKYILPI; this is encoded by the coding sequence ATGAAGCGTTTTTGGAAAATGAAAGAGCCAGTGAATACATGGACGCATTTTATTACGTTCCTGGCTGGCATTGTTGGTCTTGTGTTTTTGATCGTTTTGTCCCGTCACAATGTTTCCAAGCTGATCACATTAACCATTTTTGGTGTTAGCATCATCTTGTTATACGGTGCAAGCTCCTTATATCATTGGGTGAGAACAACGCCAGCAAAAGAAATGATGCTCAAGAAATTTGATCACATTGCTATTTACTTCCTCATCGCAGGCTCGTATACGCCCGTGTTTTACTATGGTTTATCGGGTGGCTGGAAATGGAGTATGCTAGCTGCTGTGTGGGTGTTAGCGTTAATCGGAATGTTCCTGAAAATTTTTTATATTCATGCACCTCGCTATGTGTCCACGGCTTTTTATGTGACGCTAGGCTGGATTGCGGCCGTTCCGTTCGTTCAATTAATCCATCATTTACCGATTGGAGCAATCGCTCTCATTATTATTGGTGGCGTCATGTATACGATAGGGGCCATCATTTATGCAACCAAGATATTTGATTTTTTCCCGAATCGGTTTGGGTTTCATGAGATATTTCATCTGTTCGTGATGGCAGGAACCACGCTCCATTTTATCATGGTAGTAAAGTATATTTTGCCCATCTAA
- a CDS encoding DUF6005 family protein, producing the protein MVKVHCLISCFCEVIKRYTHVDYRPYYFGVWDADFVKKEDGVLTYYTDNHEPIINGFEHLFRANVQEWYDSDKDKESNLQTFLELLDSRNEHQFVLVQIDMSLIPERDNKFALKPFPHFLMIAKTEKEDEWFMFDPDFRWEGNVKKATVIEAFLQNPFGGGYLFDARDIVAPSYEKTEQYFHATFQRNHNEFTSSLKELVTDMAEERNGYTLDMLLPAVKQVKVIAIRKYSYEYAFMFFKDYLQYSRDEFLRLAYQIEDVVQAFTTAQYLAVKMSMTKNLALLPPIIEALEEADAIELQIKEELERQFVQWTLMDRAAVTLNEEEWR; encoded by the coding sequence ATGGTTAAGGTTCATTGCTTAATTAGTTGCTTTTGTGAAGTGATCAAACGTTATACCCATGTGGATTACCGCCCTTATTATTTTGGGGTTTGGGATGCTGATTTTGTTAAAAAGGAAGACGGAGTTCTAACCTACTACACAGACAATCATGAACCAATTATAAATGGATTTGAACACCTTTTTCGTGCTAACGTACAGGAATGGTACGATTCTGATAAAGATAAAGAAAGTAATTTGCAAACCTTTTTGGAGCTTCTTGATTCGCGTAACGAGCATCAGTTTGTGCTTGTACAGATAGATATGTCGCTTATTCCTGAACGCGATAATAAATTCGCCTTAAAACCGTTCCCTCATTTTCTGATGATCGCTAAGACAGAGAAGGAGGACGAATGGTTTATGTTTGACCCAGATTTTCGCTGGGAAGGAAATGTTAAAAAGGCAACAGTTATAGAAGCATTCCTGCAAAATCCATTCGGAGGCGGCTATTTATTTGATGCTAGGGATATCGTAGCACCCTCATATGAAAAAACGGAGCAATATTTTCATGCCACCTTTCAACGAAATCATAATGAATTTACAAGTAGTCTGAAAGAACTGGTCACGGATATGGCAGAAGAGAGAAATGGATATACCCTCGATATGCTATTACCGGCTGTGAAACAGGTGAAAGTGATTGCGATTCGAAAATATAGTTACGAGTATGCATTTATGTTTTTTAAAGATTATCTCCAATATTCCCGTGATGAATTTTTACGATTAGCATACCAGATTGAAGATGTTGTCCAAGCATTCACTACGGCGCAATATCTAGCGGTAAAAATGTCTATGACGAAAAATCTAGCACTTTTACCTCCGATCATTGAGGCGCTAGAGGAAGCTGATGCGATTGAACTGCAAATTAAAGAAGAGCTGGAGAGACAGTTTGTACAATGGACATTGATGGATAGGGCAGCAGTGACTCTTAATGAAGAGGAATGGAGGTAG